Proteins from a single region of Haloplanus sp. GDY1:
- the pyrF gene encoding orotidine-5'-phosphate decarboxylase, with translation MTAFFDRLRERIDRVDSVVSVGLDADPDRIPDFLADRDLPRWAFNRRIIDATHEHAACYKPNAAFYEDADGWRALRETVAYAHGKDVPVLLDAKRADIGNTSRRYADLLDAADAITVNPYMGRDSLEPFLSREEAGVFVLCRTSNPGGADLQDLELASGEPVYRRVAALADLWNENGNVGLVVGATAPEELETLRAEVPDLPFLVPGVGAQGGDAEAAVEYGLADGVGLVNSSRGIIFAGEQGSRSQSGDAEAAYFGAAGEAAKRLKARLNEYR, from the coding sequence ATGACCGCCTTCTTCGACCGCCTGCGCGAGCGGATCGACCGCGTCGACAGCGTCGTCTCCGTCGGCCTCGACGCCGACCCGGATCGGATCCCCGACTTCCTCGCCGACCGTGACCTGCCGCGCTGGGCGTTCAACCGCCGGATCATCGACGCCACCCACGAGCACGCCGCCTGCTACAAGCCCAACGCCGCGTTCTACGAGGACGCCGACGGCTGGCGGGCGCTGCGGGAGACGGTGGCCTACGCGCACGGCAAGGACGTCCCGGTCCTGCTCGACGCCAAGCGCGCCGACATCGGCAACACCTCCCGGCGGTACGCGGACCTGCTCGACGCCGCGGACGCGATCACCGTCAACCCCTACATGGGTCGGGACTCGCTGGAGCCGTTCCTCTCCCGCGAGGAGGCGGGCGTGTTCGTCCTCTGTCGCACCTCGAACCCGGGTGGCGCGGACCTCCAGGACCTCGAACTCGCCTCGGGCGAACCGGTCTACCGGCGGGTGGCGGCGCTCGCGGACCTGTGGAACGAGAACGGAAACGTGGGGCTGGTCGTCGGCGCGACGGCGCCCGAGGAACTGGAGACGCTGCGGGCCGAGGTGCCCGACCTCCCCTTCCTGGTCCCCGGCGTGGGCGCACAGGGCGGCGACGCCGAGGCCGCCGTGGAGTACGGCCTCGCGGACGGGGTGGGCCTCGTCAACTCCTCGCGGGGGATCATCTTCGCCGGTGAGCAGGGCTCCCGTTCGCAGTCCGGGGACGCCGAGGCCGCCTACTTCGGAGCCGCGGGCGAGGCGGCGAAGCGACTCAAGGCGCGCCTCAACGAGTACCGGTAA